One window of the Acinonyx jubatus isolate Ajub_Pintada_27869175 chromosome A2, VMU_Ajub_asm_v1.0, whole genome shotgun sequence genome contains the following:
- the LOC106982925 gene encoding olfactory receptor-like protein OLF4 — protein MELGNDTRNSEFLLLGFSEEPELQPFLFGLFLSMYLVTILGNLLIILAVNSDSHLHTPMYFFLANLSFVDICVTSTTVPKMLVNIHTQRKIITYESCIMQMYFFILFVGLDNFLLTVMAYDCFVAICHPLHYTVIMNPRLCGLLILVSWIMNILHSLLETLMVLQLSFCTHLYIPHFFCELNQMIQLACSDTFLNNLVIYFAAVLLGGAPLAGILYSYSKIVSSIRGISSALGRYKAFSTCTSHLSVVSLFYCTSLGVHLSSTATQSSLSSATASVMYAVVTPMLNPFIYSLRNRDRKEALKVFFRGKS, from the coding sequence ATGGAACTAGGCAATGATACACGAaattcagaatttcttcttctgggattttcAGAGGAACCAGAATTGCAACCCTTCCTCTTCGGGCTGTTCCTGTCCATGTACTTGGTCACCATACTTGGGAATCTGCTCATCATCCTGGCTGTAAACTCTGACTCCCACCTCCACacgcccatgtacttcttcctcgcCAACCTGTCCTTTGTAGACATCTGTGTCACTTCCACCACCGTCCCTAAGATGCTGgtgaatatacacacacagagaaaaataataacttacgAAAGCTGCATCATGCAGATGTACTTTTTCATACTCTTTGTAGGTTTAGACAACTTCCTCTTGACTGTGATGGCCTATGACTGCTTTGTGGCCATCTGTCACCCCCTGCACTACACGGTCATCATGAACCCCCGGCTCTGTGGACTGCTGATTCTGGTGTCCTGGATCATGAACATCCTGCATTCCTTGTTAGAAACCTTAATGGTGTTGCAGCTGTCCTTCTGTACACACTTGTATATCCCCCACTTTTTCTGTGAACTCAATCAGATGATCCAACTTGCCTGTTCTGACACCTTTCTTAATAACTTGGTGATATATTTTGCAGCTGTGCTGTTGGGTGGTGCTCCCCTGGCTGGGATCCTGTACTCTTATTCTAAGATAGTTTCCTCCATACGTGGGATCTCATCAGCTCTGGGCAGGTATAAGGCATTTTCCACCTGTACATCTCACCTCTCGGTTGTCTCCTTATTTTATTGTACCAGCCTAGGAGTGCACCTCAGCTCTACTGCTACCCAGAGCTCACTCTCAAGTGCCACAGCCTCGGTGATGTACGCGGTGGTCACGcccatgctgaaccccttcatctacagcctgaggaacagagacagaaaggaggctCTAAAAGTATTTTTCAGAGGGAAGTCATAA